One Luteibacter aegosomaticola genomic window carries:
- the ruvA gene encoding Holliday junction branch migration protein RuvA gives MIGRLRGTLISKQPPSLLIEVGGVGYDVDAPMSTIYDLPATGQEVILLIHYAVREDGVSLYGFLRETERAMFRNLLKVSGIGAKIALAVLSGVSTEELSRLVHAGDVVALTKIPGIGKKTAERMVVELRDRVDATGVRLPAASGVAAPVDPVGEATVALQQLGYKPPEATRLVSKVAADGDTAEAIIRKALRAALGS, from the coding sequence ATGATCGGCCGCCTGCGTGGGACCCTGATCAGCAAGCAGCCGCCGTCGCTCCTCATCGAGGTCGGTGGCGTGGGTTATGACGTCGATGCACCGATGTCGACCATCTATGACCTCCCGGCCACGGGCCAGGAAGTGATCCTGCTCATCCATTACGCGGTGCGCGAAGATGGCGTGTCGCTCTACGGTTTCCTCCGGGAAACCGAGCGTGCCATGTTCCGCAACCTGCTCAAGGTGAGTGGCATTGGCGCGAAGATCGCGCTGGCCGTGCTCTCTGGCGTTTCCACCGAGGAGCTTTCGCGCCTGGTCCACGCCGGCGACGTGGTCGCGCTGACAAAGATCCCCGGTATCGGCAAGAAGACCGCCGAGCGCATGGTGGTGGAGCTGCGTGATCGCGTGGATGCCACCGGCGTGCGCCTGCCGGCCGCCAGCGGTGTTGCCGCCCCGGTCGATCCGGTGGGCGAGGCCACGGTGGCCCTGCAACAACTCGGCTACAAGCCGCCCGAGGCCACGCGCCTCGTCAGTAAGGTGGCCGCCGATGGCGATACCGCCGAAGCCATCATCCGCAAGGCGCTCCGCGCCGCGCTGGGAAGCTGA
- the ybgC gene encoding tol-pal system-associated acyl-CoA thioesterase: MSVFSWPVRIYWEDTDAGGVVYHANYVRFMERCRTEWLRAQGIDQFALRQATGLGFVVREMGLDFLRPARLDDELLVTLAVKERRSASMLFGQEIVRGDTTLLRATVRVACVNLDAMRPAQIPADLFRPEFL, translated from the coding sequence ATGAGCGTGTTTTCGTGGCCGGTCCGGATCTACTGGGAAGATACCGACGCGGGTGGGGTGGTCTACCACGCCAACTACGTCCGCTTCATGGAGCGCTGCCGCACCGAATGGCTGCGGGCCCAGGGCATTGACCAGTTCGCGCTGCGCCAGGCCACCGGCCTGGGCTTCGTCGTCCGGGAGATGGGCCTGGATTTCCTGCGCCCGGCCCGTCTGGATGATGAACTCCTGGTGACGCTGGCCGTCAAAGAACGGCGTTCAGCAAGTATGCTGTTCGGTCAGGAGATCGTGCGGGGGGATACCACGCTGTTGCGCGCCACGGTGCGCGTGGCCTGCGTAAACCTCGACGCGATGCGCCCGGCCCAGATCCCCGCGGATCTGTTCCGCCCCGAATTCCTTTAA
- a CDS encoding potassium transporter Kup: MSHAEELRNAHGKKLAKLALGAIGVVFGDIGTSPLYTMKETLGTHGMTPQPLAVLGVLSLIFWSLLMVISLKYVTFVMRADNKGEGGIMALMALAQRSVAGSPRTRWVLAAIGIFGASLFYGDGVITPAMSVLSAVEGLEVAAPTLDTYVLPICLVILFVLFAIQRHGTDLVGKAFAPVMVAWFVVLAVLGVRQIVQHPQVLFALNPYYAVKFFTEHGMQAFIALGGVVLALTGGEALYADMGHFGKKPIRMAWFFFVLPALLINYFGQGALLLHDQTAIENPFYKMVPENLLYPMIALSTAAAVIASQAVISGAFSMTREAMSLGYSPRMAVVHTSREMSGQIFVPWINRLLLVLVFVAVIFFRSSNNLGAAYGIAVTGTMTMTTLLALVVAKRRWNWHWSAVITVGIIFLVTDLSFFGANALKIAHGGWFPLVLGVVIFTMMTTWRRGRDLVVREIKQSGLALEPFVANIADHPPLIVPGTAVFLTANQNSVPHAMLHNLKHNKVLHERNVLLTVEMLETPVADYEERMELIEYGNGFYGLQLRYGFAEDPNIPLTLTRASSLGVDFDMMDTTFFLSRETIVADVRRPGMALWRDKLFAFLARNALPATAFFQIPGNRLIELGAQVEI, encoded by the coding sequence ATGTCCCACGCAGAAGAATTACGCAACGCCCATGGCAAGAAGCTCGCGAAGCTGGCCCTGGGTGCCATCGGCGTCGTGTTCGGCGATATCGGCACGAGCCCGCTGTACACCATGAAGGAGACCCTGGGCACGCACGGCATGACGCCGCAGCCGCTCGCGGTGCTGGGCGTGCTCTCGCTCATCTTCTGGTCGCTGTTGATGGTGATCTCGCTCAAGTACGTCACCTTCGTGATGCGCGCGGATAACAAAGGCGAGGGCGGCATCATGGCGCTCATGGCCCTGGCGCAGCGCAGCGTCGCGGGCTCGCCGCGTACCCGTTGGGTGCTCGCGGCCATTGGTATCTTCGGCGCATCCCTGTTCTACGGTGATGGCGTGATTACGCCTGCCATGTCGGTGCTTTCCGCGGTGGAGGGCCTGGAAGTGGCTGCGCCGACGCTGGACACCTACGTGCTGCCCATCTGCCTGGTGATCCTGTTCGTGCTGTTCGCGATCCAGCGGCACGGCACCGATCTGGTCGGCAAGGCCTTCGCCCCGGTCATGGTGGCGTGGTTCGTCGTGCTGGCGGTGCTGGGCGTGCGCCAGATCGTCCAGCATCCGCAGGTGCTGTTCGCGCTGAACCCGTATTACGCCGTGAAGTTTTTCACCGAGCACGGCATGCAGGCCTTCATCGCCCTGGGTGGCGTGGTGCTGGCGCTCACCGGGGGTGAGGCGCTGTATGCGGACATGGGCCACTTCGGCAAGAAGCCGATCCGCATGGCCTGGTTCTTCTTCGTGCTGCCGGCGCTGCTCATCAACTATTTCGGCCAGGGCGCGCTGCTGCTGCACGACCAGACCGCGATCGAAAATCCGTTCTACAAGATGGTGCCGGAGAATCTCCTGTACCCGATGATCGCGCTCTCCACCGCGGCGGCCGTGATCGCGTCGCAGGCGGTGATCTCGGGTGCGTTCTCCATGACCCGCGAGGCCATGTCGCTGGGCTACTCGCCGCGCATGGCGGTGGTGCATACCTCACGCGAGATGTCGGGGCAGATCTTCGTGCCGTGGATCAACCGTCTGCTCCTGGTGCTGGTGTTCGTGGCGGTCATCTTCTTCCGCTCCTCGAACAACCTGGGCGCGGCCTACGGTATCGCTGTGACGGGCACCATGACCATGACCACGCTGCTGGCGCTGGTGGTGGCCAAACGCCGGTGGAACTGGCACTGGTCGGCGGTCATCACCGTCGGCATCATCTTCCTGGTCACCGATCTGTCGTTCTTTGGCGCCAACGCCCTGAAGATCGCCCATGGCGGCTGGTTCCCGCTGGTGCTGGGCGTGGTGATCTTCACCATGATGACCACCTGGCGGCGGGGCAGGGACCTGGTGGTCCGCGAGATCAAGCAGAGTGGCCTGGCGCTGGAGCCCTTCGTGGCCAATATCGCCGACCACCCGCCGCTGATCGTGCCGGGCACGGCCGTGTTCCTCACCGCCAACCAGAACAGCGTGCCGCACGCCATGCTGCACAATCTCAAGCACAACAAGGTGCTGCACGAGCGGAACGTGCTGCTTACCGTGGAAATGCTCGAGACGCCGGTGGCGGATTACGAAGAGCGGATGGAACTCATCGAGTACGGCAACGGCTTCTATGGCCTGCAGCTGCGCTACGGTTTTGCCGAGGATCCGAACATCCCGCTCACGCTCACGCGCGCCAGCTCGCTGGGTGTCGATTTCGACATGATGGACACCACGTTCTTCCTGTCGCGCGAAACCATCGTGGCCGATGTGCGCCGGCCGGGCATGGCCTTGTGGCGTGACAAGCTGTTCGCCTTCCTGGCCCGCAATGCGCTGCCGGCGACGGCGTTCTTCCAGATTCCGGGCAATCGCCTGATCGAACTGGGCGCGCAGGTCGAGATCTGA
- the tolR gene encoding protein TolR: protein MATRNVYRRHKRKLKSEINVVPYIDVMLVLLIIFMVTTPMMNLGVDIQLPQTNAKSLKDKKDPIVVSVDEQGQIYLTAEGTKREPVSVDEFTKKITAFHDANPEIQVLLAGDERVGYGKVYQILPILQTAGISKIGLMSQPQSAQNGKP from the coding sequence ATGGCCACGCGTAACGTCTACCGCCGTCACAAGCGGAAGCTGAAATCCGAGATCAACGTCGTGCCGTACATCGACGTGATGCTCGTGCTGCTGATCATCTTCATGGTCACCACGCCCATGATGAACCTCGGCGTGGATATCCAGCTGCCGCAGACCAATGCCAAGTCCCTGAAGGACAAGAAGGATCCGATCGTCGTCTCCGTGGACGAGCAGGGCCAGATCTACCTCACCGCCGAGGGCACCAAGCGCGAGCCGGTGAGCGTGGACGAGTTCACGAAGAAGATCACCGCGTTCCACGATGCCAACCCGGAAATCCAGGTGCTCCTGGCCGGCGACGAGCGCGTGGGCTACGGCAAGGTCTACCAGATCCTCCCGATCCTGCAGACCGCCGGCATTTCCAAGATCGGCCTGATGAGCCAGCCCCAGTCGGCCCAGAATGGAAAACCATAA
- the ruvB gene encoding Holliday junction branch migration DNA helicase RuvB — translation MSEHRIISSAAAMDDEALEASIRPKRLAEYLGQPTVREQMAIYIEAARRRGGALDHVLIFGPPGLGKTTLSHVIANELGVNVRSTSGPVLERAGDLAALLTNLEANDVLFVDEIHRLSPVVEEVLYPAMEDFQIDIMIGEGPAARSIKLDLPPFTLIGATTRAGLLTGPLRDRFGIIQRLEFYSVDELTAIVRRAAKIFGIECDIEGATEIARRSRGTPRIANRLLRRVRDFAEVRGDGRITHELARAATDMLKVDAQGFDDLDRRLLGTIIESFDGGPVGVESLAAALSEDRGTLEDVVEPYLIQQGYLIRTARGRMASAKAWRHLGLNPPPRASGTPDLFQDAP, via the coding sequence ATGTCCGAGCACCGCATCATCTCTTCCGCCGCCGCCATGGATGACGAGGCGCTGGAAGCCAGCATCCGCCCGAAACGCCTCGCCGAGTACCTCGGCCAGCCGACGGTGCGCGAGCAGATGGCCATCTATATCGAGGCGGCCCGCCGCCGCGGCGGCGCGCTCGACCACGTCCTGATCTTTGGCCCACCCGGCCTCGGCAAGACCACGCTTTCCCACGTCATCGCCAACGAGCTTGGCGTGAACGTCCGCTCCACCTCGGGCCCCGTGTTGGAGCGCGCAGGCGACCTCGCCGCGTTGCTCACCAACCTCGAGGCCAACGACGTCCTCTTCGTGGATGAAATCCACCGCCTGTCGCCCGTGGTGGAGGAAGTGCTCTACCCGGCGATGGAAGATTTCCAGATCGACATCATGATCGGCGAGGGCCCCGCGGCTCGTTCGATCAAGCTCGATCTGCCGCCGTTTACCCTGATCGGTGCCACGACCCGCGCCGGCCTGCTCACCGGCCCGCTGCGCGACCGCTTCGGCATCATCCAGCGCCTTGAGTTCTACAGCGTCGACGAGCTCACGGCCATCGTGCGCCGCGCGGCGAAGATCTTTGGCATCGAGTGCGATATCGAAGGCGCCACCGAGATCGCCCGGCGCTCGCGTGGTACCCCGCGTATCGCCAACCGCCTGCTCCGCCGGGTCCGTGATTTCGCGGAAGTGCGTGGCGATGGCCGGATCACCCATGAGCTCGCCCGCGCGGCGACCGACATGCTGAAGGTGGATGCGCAGGGTTTCGATGACCTCGACCGCCGCCTGCTCGGCACCATCATCGAGAGCTTCGATGGCGGCCCGGTCGGCGTCGAATCCCTGGCCGCGGCCCTCAGCGAGGATCGAGGCACCCTGGAAGACGTGGTCGAGCCCTACCTGATCCAGCAGGGCTACCTGATCCGTACGGCCCGCGGCCGCATGGCCTCGGCCAAGGCCTGGCGGCACCTGGGCCTGAACCCGCCGCCGCGCGCCTCGGGTACGCCCGACCTGTTCCAGGACGCCCCATGA
- the tolQ gene encoding protein TolQ: MNGGLNIFKLVTEASLPVQLVMLLLLAFSFMSWVIIIRKYGQLKEAHNNAETFEDRFWSGADLAALFREVGNRDGKHGIENIFEAGFREFARQRQRRVSDSDRIMEGTERAMRVAGTREIGKLEQNLEFLANVGSISPYIGLFGTVWGIMGAFQGLGEMKDVTISVVAPHISEALIATAMGLFAAIPAVWAYNRFATRVERVASRYEVFQEEFSSVLQRQIHADDVA; the protein is encoded by the coding sequence ATGAACGGTGGACTCAATATTTTCAAGCTGGTGACGGAAGCCAGCCTGCCCGTGCAGCTTGTCATGCTGCTCCTCCTGGCCTTCTCGTTCATGTCGTGGGTGATCATCATCCGCAAGTACGGCCAGCTGAAGGAAGCGCATAACAACGCCGAGACCTTCGAAGACCGCTTCTGGTCGGGTGCCGACCTGGCCGCCCTGTTCCGTGAAGTGGGCAACCGCGATGGCAAGCACGGCATCGAGAACATCTTCGAGGCCGGCTTCCGCGAGTTCGCCCGCCAGCGCCAGCGCCGCGTGTCCGATAGCGACCGCATCATGGAAGGCACCGAGCGCGCCATGCGCGTGGCCGGTACCCGTGAGATCGGCAAGCTCGAGCAGAACCTCGAATTCCTGGCCAACGTCGGTTCGATCAGCCCGTATATCGGCCTGTTCGGCACGGTGTGGGGCATCATGGGCGCCTTCCAGGGCCTGGGCGAGATGAAGGATGTGACCATTTCGGTGGTTGCCCCGCACATTTCCGAAGCCCTGATCGCCACGGCCATGGGCCTGTTTGCCGCTATCCCGGCCGTGTGGGCTTACAACCGTTTCGCCACCCGCGTGGAGCGCGTCGCGTCCCGTTACGAGGTGTTCCAGGAAGAATTCTCGTCGGTGCTGCAGCGCCAGATCCACGCCGACGACGTCGCCTGA